The sequence TATAATAACAAAACATATTATATGATTAAAAAATACTTTAAAAAATAAAAGGAGGATAAAAATTGGAAAATAAAAAACAATTAGATTTGATAGGGAAAAAAATCATTAAAAAAGATGATCAAATGTATCAAATTATAGATTTTTTGAATAAAAATCTGAAAGATAGAAATATTATTTTTGGATTATCTCTCAGAGACCAAGATCATATGGAAATTACCATATATTATTCTTAATTAATTATAATGAAAATATTAGAATTTTAGAACAAAAGAAATTTTTATTGCAAAAAAATGAATGGTTTAGTACAATTAATTTAAAGATAAAGAATTTAATTATATGTTTTAAGATTCTAAAGGGGGAGAAATTTTGTCCAAAAAAATTATCATTAATAAAAAATGGTGTAAAGGTTGTGGCATTTGTGTTGATTTTTGCCCTACAAAATCATTAAAATTAGAAGATGAAAAAGTTGAGTTTGTAAACGCACAAGCATGTATTCAATGCGGTTTATGTGAATTGAGATGCCCAGATTTTGCTA is a genomic window of Garciella nitratireducens DSM 15102 containing:
- a CDS encoding DUF4264 family protein, whose product is MENKKQLDLIGKKIIKKDDQMYQIIDFLNKNLKDRNIIFGLSLRDQDHMEITIYYS
- a CDS encoding 4Fe-4S dicluster domain-containing protein; protein product: MSKKIIINKKWCKGCGICVDFCPTKSLKLEDEKVEFVNAQACIQCGLCELRCPDFAIYLGGNQNEE